CTGCGGGCAGTCCCTGGGTTACAGGCAAAGCAAGCCCTAACACTGTGCCATCTACGCCGCTATGGTGATGTGGTAACAGTAGCTGATAACCACTTAGTATTATTTCTTTCCACCTGCCGTATCAATGACTTAGACACTGCTCTGAATTATATATTCCGTTTGCCGGCTGCTGAAGTTTTCAGTAATCAACGGGTGTGGTATCAGGATCAAGCCATTATCGCTGAGATTAACCGGATGAATACCCCCAATGCCTGGCAAATGACCGGTGACAAAAAATCCTATACGCAAGAAGTTGATGCCCCTGAGCAAGCCGAAGTTAGCCGACGAATACCTGTGCCTCTGGCGCTGGATGTCGGGCAGAACAAGGATAGAACACAATGAATTTCAACGATATTTGGCAACTCCTGCTGTTCAGTGCGGTTATCTTTTTCCCATTAGGGTATGTGGCGCACCGTTGGTTTCCACGCTGGTGGGAAAAAAGACAACATCTGTTCTTATCGGCACGATATTTAAAATCAGAAGGGGTTTGGTTGCGTAATGGCTCCTCTTCACAGACGAAGAAACAACCATGAATGCAAAGAATAAACTGCAAGAATCGCCAAACCCGTGGCGTTATTGGCGTGGCCTTGGCGCATGGAACTACTATTTCCTGCTAAAATTTGCCCTGCTATGGTTTGGGTACCTGAACTTCCATCCGCTGGCTAACCTGATATTTATTGCTTTCCTACTCTTCCCGATCCCAGCATACAGAGTCCACCGTTGGCGTCACTGGATTGCGATACCGATAGGTATTGGCGTGTTGTATCACGACACCTGGCTGCCGGGGCTTAACAGTATTCTAAGCCAAGGATCGCAGGTTACGAGCTTTAGTTTTAGCTATCTGGTTGAATTATTTGGCCGTTTTATTAACTGGGCCATGATAGGAACTGCCTTTGTTATCTTGGTGGGCTACCTGTTTATTTCACAATGGATTCGGGTGACTGTTTTTGTCGTTGCAGCCATTATTTGGTTGAATATTGCCAGCATCGCTGGCCCCGCATTTTCGCTAACACCGGCGGCTGAAACGCCGGTAACCGCTGCCGCGATAACATCAGCCGCGATAACACCGGGGGGCGAGCCGCCAGCGCCCAGTAGCAGTCAGGTAGTAGCCAGTGCCCCGCCAACCGATGCCAATCTAACGGCTTATCTGAATGCATTTTATGAGCAGGAGAAGACCCGCCGTACGGCTTTCCCGGCCTCCCTGCCAGCAGATGCACAACCTTTTGATTTATTAATTATTAATATCTGCTCACTGTCTTGGTCAGATATTGAAGCCATCCAACAGGATAAACATCCGCTGTGGAATAAGTTTGATATTCTGTTCAAGAATTTCAACTCTGCCACCGCCTACAGTGGCCCGGCATCGATACGGTTACTGCGCGCCAGTTGTGGTCAATCATCGCACAAAGATCTCTATCAGCCGCAAGAGCAACAGTGTTATCTATTTGATAATTTGGCGAAACTTGGCTTCACATCTCAGTTGATGCTGGATCACTCTGGGGTATTTGGTAATTATCTGCAAAACATTCAAGACGACGGCAATATGCGCGCGCCGC
The sequence above is drawn from the Yersinia intermedia genome and encodes:
- the bcsF gene encoding cellulose biosynthesis protein BcsF, with product MNFNDIWQLLLFSAVIFFPLGYVAHRWFPRWWEKRQHLFLSARYLKSEGVWLRNGSSSQTKKQP
- the bcsG gene encoding cellulose biosynthesis protein BcsG gives rise to the protein MNAKNKLQESPNPWRYWRGLGAWNYYFLLKFALLWFGYLNFHPLANLIFIAFLLFPIPAYRVHRWRHWIAIPIGIGVLYHDTWLPGLNSILSQGSQVTSFSFSYLVELFGRFINWAMIGTAFVILVGYLFISQWIRVTVFVVAAIIWLNIASIAGPAFSLTPAAETPVTAAAITSAAITPGGEPPAPSSSQVVASAPPTDANLTAYLNAFYEQEKTRRTAFPASLPADAQPFDLLIINICSLSWSDIEAIQQDKHPLWNKFDILFKNFNSATAYSGPASIRLLRASCGQSSHKDLYQPQEQQCYLFDNLAKLGFTSQLMLDHSGVFGNYLQNIQDDGNMRAPLMSQKGISNQLASFDGEPIYNDLELLNRWLEQQQKGGDTRSATFMNIIPLHDGNRFAGTNKTADYRARAQTLFDQLNTFLEELEKSGRKVMVVIVPEHGAALVGDKMQMSGLRDIPSPSITHIPVGIKLIGIKAPQPASPVTINTPSSYLALSELVSRMVDGKVFTAPTIDWQTLTQGLPQTAVISENDNAIVIQYQGKPYIRLNGGDWVPYPQ